A genomic window from Sulfurimonas hongkongensis includes:
- a CDS encoding class I SAM-dependent methyltransferase — MVKVKSMENKEHKGGSNPQSFDRIVREVFAPIYPVIAQQIKEKTGVTSGRCFDAGCGTGALGRAMASITDLHITFFDQSPEMLLLARDYAKGENILDKSDFLNGDIHNIDIKNESMDIVISRGSSPFWDDWKKAYSEILRILKVGGHAYIGGGFGTKELRDQITAHMSKEKPDWRDSFKERVKTEREALPQILNSLNPSQHTIIDDESGWWVFITK, encoded by the coding sequence ATGGTTAAAGTTAAAAGTATGGAAAATAAAGAGCACAAAGGCGGATCAAACCCTCAAAGTTTTGACCGCATCGTGCGTGAAGTGTTTGCACCCATCTATCCTGTAATTGCACAGCAGATAAAAGAAAAAACTGGAGTTACATCTGGTAGATGCTTTGATGCTGGATGCGGTACTGGAGCTCTTGGACGAGCAATGGCTAGTATTACCGACTTACATATCACTTTTTTCGACCAATCGCCTGAGATGCTCTTGCTCGCTAGAGACTATGCAAAGGGTGAAAATATTTTAGATAAAAGTGATTTTTTAAACGGCGATATCCATAACATAGATATAAAAAATGAGAGCATGGACATAGTCATAAGCCGCGGCTCTTCGCCGTTCTGGGATGATTGGAAGAAGGCTTATAGTGAAATACTAAGAATCTTAAAAGTCGGCGGACACGCTTACATAGGCGGAGGATTTGGCACAAAAGAGCTAAGAGATCAAATAACCGCTCACATGAGCAAAGAGAAACCAGACTGGAGAGACTCCTTTAAAGAGCGAGTAAAGACAGAGCGAGAAGCTTTGCCACAAATACTAAACTCACTAAACCCATCACAACACACCATCATAGATGATGAGAGTGGTTGGTGGGTTTTTATAACGAAGTAA